GATCAGCAACTTCCTTTTCCGCCAACCCCAATTCCCGGATGGCTTTGACCACCGGCTGCAACTCGGAATATTCCGAGGCAAGCTTGACATAGACATCGGCGGCAGGCCCGGCGGACATGCGCGCCTCGATTTCGCCAAACCGGCGCTCAAGCTCGCGCATTTTATCGACAGGAAGCTTCGCCACCCTTTACCTCTTGTTTTTCTTCAGAAATCAGACCGGAACGCCGTTCTGTTCGGCAAACCGTGTCAGGAAAGCCCGGATCGGCTCACTTGGCCTGTTGTCGTCCAGCAACGCATTCAGCTCGGCGGAAAGCCTGCCGATATCCAATTGCAACAGCATGGCCTTGATCGGACCGATGGCCGTCGGCGACATCGACACCGAACGGAAGCCGATAGCAAACAGCGCCATGGATGACAACGGCTTTCCCGCCATCTCGCCGCACAGCGTCACCGGCGTATCGTGCCGATCGGCGGCGCGGACAATATCGCGCAGAATGCGCAGGAAAGGCCGGCCCAGAGTGTCGAACCGGTCGGACACCCGGGCATTGCCCCGGTCGACCGCCATGGAAAACTGGAACAGGTCATTGGAGCCAACCGAGACGAAATCCACTTCCTGCATCAACTCGTCAAGTTGCCACATCAGGGCAGGAACCTCCAGCATCACGCCGAATTGCAGCCGCTTTGGCAGGCCATGGCCGAATTTGGAAATATGCTGCACTTCCTTCTGCAGCAATTCGCGGGCAGCGCGGATTTCCGACACTTCCGTGACCATCGGCAGCATCATCTTCAGCTCACCCCCGGTCGCGGCCTTCAACAGCGCCCGCATCTGGGTGCGCAACAGGCCGGGCCGGTCCAGCGACAGCCGGATGGCGCGCCAGCCGAGAGCTGGGTTTTCTTCCTCATGGCTGCGGAAATAGGGCAGCACCTTATCGCCGCCGATATCCAGCGTGCGGAAGGTGACGGGCCGACCCTTCGCCTGTTTCAGCACATTGCGATAGAGCGCTTCCTGCTCATCGGCCTTGGGCATGGTCGAAGCGATCATAAATTGCAACTCGGTGCGGAACAGGCCAATGCCCTCGGCCCCCGATTCGGCCAATTGCGGCAGATCGACCATCAAACCGGCATTCATCTGCAATTTGATTCGCTGTCCGTCCTTGCTGAGCGGCTCAACATCGCGCAGCGCCTTGAACTGTTCCTGGCGGCGAGCACGCAGCTTGACCTTTTCCTCATAGGCAGTCTGCAGATCGACCATCGGGCGCACATGCACCTTACCGTCATCGCCATCGATAATAACGGCATCACCGTTTTCAGCCAGCGCCACAGCACCGGCTGCCTGCCCGACCACGGCAATGCCCATGGCGCGGGCAACAATCACCACATGGCTGGTGACAGCGCCGTCTTCGAGTACCAGACCGCGAATGTTCTGGCGCGGATAATCGAGCAATTCGGCAGCGCCCATGGCACGGGCGAAAATCACCGCATCCGAGGGAAATCCTTCGGCGCTACTGCCGGAAAATCCGGTCAGCTGCCGCAGCAACCGGTTGGCCAGATCGTCAAAATCATGCATGCGCTCGCGCATATAGGGATCGGTCAGGCGCATCATCCGCGCCTTTGTATCGCTCTGGACCTTTTCGACCGCCGCTTCCGCCGTCAGGCCGTTGCGGATCGCCTCTTCCATGCGCCGCACCCAGCCCTGGTCATGGGCAAACATCCGGTAGGTTTCCAGCACCTCACGATGCTCGCCTTCCATTGCCACTTCGCGGCGCGACAGCATGTCATCGATGGAGATGCGCAGGGAGCCGAGCGATTCGGCCATCCGCTTCAGCTCGGTCTCGGTATCCTCGTTCAACAGATTGGTGACTACGATGCGCGGTTCGTGCAGCACGACATGGCCAAGACCGATGCCCTCGCTATAGCTGTCGCCATCGATGGTCACGGCCCGCGTCAGGTCCAATTCAAGGCCCGGCCGGGTAATTTTCTTCAAATCGCCAGTGGCAATCATTTCGGCCAGCACCATGGCCGTGGTTTCAAGCGCTTCAAGCTCGTCTTCCCGATAATTCCGTTGCGCCTTGTTCTGGACGACAAGAACGCCAAGACTGCGGCCAGCCCGCAAAATCGGCACACCGAGGAAGGAATGATAAATTTCCTCACCAGTTTCAGGGAGATAGCGGAAAGCGGGATGCGCCTGCGCATCGGAAAGATTGAGTGGTTGGGCGGATGCCGCGATGGTACCGACCAGACCTTGCCCCATTTTCAGCTGGGCCAGATGCACCGCGTCGGGATTGAGACCTTCGGTGGCGTAAAGCTCCAGCACACCATCGGAACGCAAAACATAAACGGAGCAAACTTCGGCAACCATATTGCTCGCGATCTGGCGAGTGATACGGTCAAGACGCTCCTGAG
The Allorhizobium ampelinum S4 genome window above contains:
- the ptsP gene encoding phosphoenolpyruvate--protein phosphotransferase, which produces MRDLSAGPRVLLKRLRELMAEPLEPQERLDRITRQIASNMVAEVCSVYVLRSDGVLELYATEGLNPDAVHLAQLKMGQGLVGTIAASAQPLNLSDAQAHPAFRYLPETGEEIYHSFLGVPILRAGRSLGVLVVQNKAQRNYREDELEALETTAMVLAEMIATGDLKKITRPGLELDLTRAVTIDGDSYSEGIGLGHVVLHEPRIVVTNLLNEDTETELKRMAESLGSLRISIDDMLSRREVAMEGEHREVLETYRMFAHDQGWVRRMEEAIRNGLTAEAAVEKVQSDTKARMMRLTDPYMRERMHDFDDLANRLLRQLTGFSGSSAEGFPSDAVIFARAMGAAELLDYPRQNIRGLVLEDGAVTSHVVIVARAMGIAVVGQAAGAVALAENGDAVIIDGDDGKVHVRPMVDLQTAYEEKVKLRARRQEQFKALRDVEPLSKDGQRIKLQMNAGLMVDLPQLAESGAEGIGLFRTELQFMIASTMPKADEQEALYRNVLKQAKGRPVTFRTLDIGGDKVLPYFRSHEEENPALGWRAIRLSLDRPGLLRTQMRALLKAATGGELKMMLPMVTEVSEIRAARELLQKEVQHISKFGHGLPKRLQFGVMLEVPALMWQLDELMQEVDFVSVGSNDLFQFSMAVDRGNARVSDRFDTLGRPFLRILRDIVRAADRHDTPVTLCGEMAGKPLSSMALFAIGFRSVSMSPTAIGPIKAMLLQLDIGRLSAELNALLDDNRPSEPIRAFLTRFAEQNGVPV